Within Methanomassiliicoccales archaeon, the genomic segment TAGTACTCGGTGATCACATCATGACCGTAGAAGCGAAGACATCTGGCGAGGGTGTCACCGATCAGGGGATTCCTGGCACGTCCGACATGAATTGGACCCGTGGGATTGACTGAAGTGTGCTCCAAGAGGATACTCTCCATTTTGCCATTTCCTTTACCGTAGTCTTCCCTTGTCTCCAGGATCTCCTTGAGCGTGGTACCGATGAGCAGATGGTCGTCTGCCTTGAAGTTCAAATATCCCCTCTCGTTCCAAACCCTGGTGAACAGCTTCATGTCTCCCATCTTTGAGGCAAGCTCATCCGCAATATCCATGGGAGACCGCTTCAATATCTTGGCCAGGGGGAAACATGGGACTGCAAAATCCGCAATATCTGAAGGCGGGGTCTCGATCTCGAATGAGGCTTCCACGCCTATCGACTCCAAGATCTCCCTGACCTTACACTCGACCTCTTTCCTGAAAGGCTCTATCGGGTCCATGATCAACCACCAATGTTGAATCTCAAAATGGCAGCTATACCACCAAAGGCCTTCATCAGCATCTCTCCCTCCTCCGAATCCTCAGAGATAAGCTCGACATGAGTGCCGACCTTGGATGCTTCCTCGAAGAAGTCGTCGATCAGGTCAACACCCTCCAGTTCTTCCACCTCTGCTTCACAGTCAACGCATTTGACACTGTTGCGACGCTTGTCAACGTTCACACGGCCCTTCCAGCCACAGTTAGGGCAGTCCACGACAACCCTGTCCTTTCTCAGGCCCTCAGATAGCAACAGTGTGTCCACCGCTCCGAGCTCCAGAGCATGCCTCACTTGATCCTCTCCATACGCCGACAGGCCACCGTCAGGCTTCCGGATCTCGTGGAGTAGACGCTGTATGAGCTTCTTCTCCCTCATTAGGTCCATATCCTGGAGCTTGTCCTGGGCCTTCTCTACCAGCTCTCGCAGGCCATACTCATCCGTGTAGCCGATGTCGAAGGTGTCGATCACCTTCTTCTGAAGCTCGTGGTGAAGGAAGTTCTTCTCGACAAAGTAATCCTTGGTGGGACCTGGACCTCCTACGAGTATTCCCTGAAGATCGTCTTCGTCCAGGAAGGCATCGGTGGCAATGTCAGCAGTCTTCACGAAGAACTCGTGTGCCGCTATCTCGATAAGCCTCTCGAACCTCTGGGCGGACTGACCTCCCTTCCCGTGTTTGCTGGGCACCAAGGATGGGATGTTCTTGATAATGTTTATCCTCTTTCCCCTGAGAAGACCCAATGTGGCCTCGCTCCTATCGATCACGATGAGGCCGTAAGACTTCTTCTCGGCCAGTATCTCCCATAACGGTTCGATATAGAAATCTGAGTCGCACCTGTAGATAAAGGTAGTAATAGGCTCAGGTGGTTCGAGGACGTATTGCACCATACGGGTCTGATCACCCTGGGCGGCTACCTCCCCAACGAAGAATATCAGTCCGTTCTCCGGCGGCTGACGGAAGTACTTCAACCTCGACATTATAGAATCAATGGCACCCATGACGTTCTTGCGGGTGCTCTTGGATTTGATATTGGAGGACTGAGAATACTCGTTGCGGAGGTAGGCTGCCACATCGAAGATCTGTCGATCTGGTGGGACATAAACTGAAATGAGTTCTGTTCCCCTGCCGTGAAGGTCCTTTATCTCCTCAAGAGCCTTCTTGAAATCGTACCTTTGCTTATCGGTGAGATTCTCGACCTCTTCCATACACTGTCAACCCATTAGTTTTTTAGGCAAAAGTGACTACCCTATTAAAGCTGTTGGTGTCCAAATGGCTAAGGTGGTCGTTTCCCTGGGAGGGTCTATATTGATCCCCGACGAGAACGATATCGAGTTCTTGAAGGAGATTGCCTCGCTTCTATCATCGCTATCTGAGGACCAGGATATAATAGCCGTGTGCGGCGGAGGCAGAATAGCTCGTTACTACATTCGCAACGGCAGACAGCTTGGCGCTTCCGAGGAGAAACTGGATGAATTAGGGATAGAGATAACCAGACTCAATGCCCGTTTACTCCAAATGGCTCTCGGTGATAAGGCCGAGCAAGGGATCCCGAGGACGCCTGAAGAAGCCGTGGACATGAAACGCGGGGGAAGAATAGTCACTATGGGTGGCACCGAACCGGGTCACACCACCGATGCGGTAGCGGCCTTGGTCGCCAAGGCCTGGAAGGCTGACCGGATCGTTAACGCGACATCTGTGGACGCCGTGTATTCTGATGATCCCAAGAAGGTCACGAATGCCAAGCGCTACTCCTGGCTCAGCTTCGAGGATTTCTACCGTATCGTTAACAAGGGAATTCATGATGCTGGGCAGACCGCGGTGTTCGATCGCAAGGGAGCGTTGATAGCCCTGCAGGAGAGGATTCCAGTTTACATCATCCACGGACGTGACCTCAATGAGATCAGCTCTGCCATCAGTGGCGGGGATATCAAAGGGACCACAGTCCTCTGATTTCAATAGGCGTCCAGAATACGAAGTTTGATTTTCATTAGAGATACCTGAAGAGCAAGCAATAAGGTTAAATTGTATGACGCATGTCTGACAGATGTCAGAAGGGATGCTTATGGAGAGCTTAAGCAATCAAGGTATTGGTCAGTCTCACCATAATGAATTCGACCCACCCACACCACATTGCGTTTTACTCATTTCTGCAATGTTCTGCATGTTTGGAGGCACACTTGTTGTCCTCTCGGGCATGCTCGACTGGATCGTGGATGCCGGTTCGTGGTACTTGACGGACCTCATAGCAATGAACGCTTCGTACAATCTATTCATTGCAGCCCTGGTGGGAGGCCTGATGGTGGTTGGGCTCTCCATAGTCTGCATACTGACCGAGGAGACCCACAAGAACGAGATCTGGCCCGTGGCGGCTATCATAACCGCTTTTACCACGACCGTGGTGGTTGCAGTGACCATCCTCTGGATCAACGGCGACCTTGCGGCCATCTCGGAGGGTGCCACGTTGGGACCCGCGCCCTTCATAGGCGTCTTCGGCTGCGTCCTGACCCTGGCCGGAGGATCGATACTCACCCTGAACACCTTACACGAGGTCCAGGATCATAATGGCAATTCGATACCAACCCCAAGATTCTCCAGACAGAGGGTAAAGGTGGAGGAAATGCCCCAACCTACAGGTCAGTTCAAATGCCCCGGATGTCGGACGCCTGTGGACGACAATTGGGATGTCTGCCCAGTATGCGGAAGTAAACTCGGCGGGCCCTCACTCTGATTCAAGGGGATCGAGGTCTTTCCCCTCGACCACTTCCACGCCAATATCAGACAGCATGTTCTTCAGGGATGTCGCCTCTGAACGCTTCATCGATTTCTTGTGGATATACGCCATGGAAGTGTCCTCGCTCTTTTCTAGGGCCCTTAAAATGATCTCTTTGATGGAGCTAGAATCAGATCCCTTGAGTGCGTAATTGGGCACCATGTGTCCGAACGATACCTGCCTGGTCAACGCTATCTCGGTGAACCGAGGGGCATAGTGTCCTCCACCTATCCCTATTACCGAAGGGTATCTCTCAACCCCAGCATGAAGAACGGTTCGGGCTATGGCGGCGGCAGCATTCCTGTCGTCCCACATCGACTCGTCGCTTCCGATCTCAATGTAGATGGCTGGTGAGCTGAGATGGGGACCGTGATGGGTCACCTCAAAAGATACTTGGTAGTCCAGATTGGCCGCTTCCTTGGTAAGACAACGGAGCATTGAAGTCATTAGGTGCGGTGAAGCGGGTACAAGTGTCCGCTCCCGTCCACCGAAGTCTGCATCGCCGTGATTGCCTATGGGGTGTACGGTAAGGGTTGGAATTCCAGAGGCTGCTCTGTGTCTCGATAGAAATATGAGGACCTTGGGCTCGATATTCAATCTCTCCGAGATCTTGAGATCGATGTCCTCAGCAAATATGTGGAGATCGCGGATGGTCACCATGACCATGTCATCGAAGCGTAGTACAGGATGACCGTCGAAATCCCCCTCGTGCAAGAAGTCCTTCATCTCCAGTATTCTATCCCTGATATTTACGCTGGCGTCGTCTGCCTCACTGCACACGAGAAGCTTCATCAATTGGGTTAATCCAATAATGATGTAAGAGTGTTGCCTTAGGATAACGATGAGCAGGAACTCGCAGCCAATCTCACTTCCTCTTGGTCATTACTTCCTCTTGGTCATTACATCTAGTGTAATTCTGCTCTCAAGGTTTATAACGGCTCAATGAGGTCCCATTGAACATGTCAAGCCCCCTCACCGTTGGCGAGAGGATACTGCTGCACCTTTCTCAATTCTCAAAACACCAGGACGATTACGACGTGCCGTTCGATGTCAGCCAGGATGGGATTGCCTCCGCACTCAGGATATCGAGGGCCCATGCAGCAATCGAACTCAAGAAACTGAAAGAAAGTGACGATGTCGCTGAAAGGCTTGCCCATATCCGCAAGGGAAAGAATCGAAGGAAAGTGTATTTCCTTTCCCTCAAGGGGGAGGATAAGGCGAGGAGGATCCGTGAGTTCGCCGAGAAAGAGGGCATCGATGTTAAACCCCTACTGGATATCAGAAGATGCAATGGTGAGGAGCTTTGGAGTTCACTGGACCCCGACCTAAGACCATTGTTTGCCAGAGCATGTGTGTTTCGCCAACCTTTTCGAAGGGATGCTCTCCCCGAGACCAGCATTACGCTCCTTCCCGAGGACAGATCCGGTTTCGTGGAAATGCCCCGGGAATTAAGCGAATCGATAATGCTGCTCATGGATGAAAGAGAAAGGAGAGATTGCCACAGCTTTGCTGCCGATTACTGGCTGAATGAGGGGCAGTATGTGGAGCGATTGTACCACCTGGTCATGGCCGGGAGGATCGTGGAGGCTGAGATGCTGATCGCCACGCGGGGAAATGATCTGCTCAACAGAGCGGACGATGACCTCTACTTCACCTGCTCAATGCTTCCTGAACCTTCTGAGCGCTACTGCTCCAAAGTCAATAGATTCATGGTTGAATTGACCCTGAGAACAGAACACCATGAGGAGTGCCTCGAGATCATTAACTCACTGAGGACAGACAGTGAACCAGACCTCCTTTTCGCTTCCATGATGGAAGGCAAGCTTCTGATTCACCTAGGAGATCCAAAAGGTGCGCTCGAATCCCTGAAGAAGGCGAGGGCTATGGTGAGAGGAACTGACATTGCACTTGAGTGTGAGATCTCCAGAGCCCTAGTAGAATCTGGACAGTTTAAAGATGCCAGAGACCTGCTCGAGCAGTTGCTTCCCGAGACCGCAAGGAGTGGTGATGGAAGGAGGCTTGCCGACATACAGTATCTTCTGGGAATAACCAATCTCAGGCTAGGGGAGACTGTTGACGCCATCAAGTATCTGAGCAAGGGAATGGGAGTGGCTAAGGACGAGGACCAGACAAGGTGGTACTCAGCTCTGTCAGAGGCCTATCTTGAAATAGGCATGAGAGAGAAATCCGAAGAGTATCGCTCGATGATTCCCAGATCTACAAGATGGAGCTCTGCCTCAGCATGTCGAGATCACTGATGTAGAGGTCCCTTAGGTCAGTGAGGTTCCACTTGAGCATGGCCAATCTCTCGAACCCAAGACCCCATGCCAGCACGGGATACTCGACCTTGAATGGCTTGGTAACCTCAGGTCTGAATATGCCTGCTCCTCCGAGCTCCATCCAGGAGCCATTGTAGTGTACATCGACCTCTAGTGAAGGTTCGGTGTAAGGGAAATACCCTGGACGGACACGGATGTCCTCGAACCCCATCATGCGGTAGAATTCCTTGAGTACGCCCACCAGCATGTCAAGGTTCGCCTCCTTCTCCACGATGATCCCTTCGATCTGCACGAACTCGGGCAGGTGAGTAGCATCGATGGCCTCGTTCCTGAAGACGCGAGACAGGGAGAACACCTTTATCGGAGGCTCAGGATGCTTCCAAAGGTACCGTATAGTGTTCACGGTGGTGTGGGTACGAAGCAGGGCTTTCTTCGCCATTCCAGGATCCCACTTGTAACCCCATCCCAATGATCCGGTCTCCCAGCCATCCTCGTGCACCTTGGCGATGATGTCAACGACATCCTCATCCTCAAGCTCGATCTCTTTCGGATTCTTCAGGTAGAAGGTATCCTGAAGCTCCCTGGCAGGGTGATCCTGAGGTATGAATAGAGCATCCATGTTCCAGAATGCTGGTTGAACATATTCCTCGTCGATCTCCTCAAACCCCATTTCGATGAAGATCCGGCGCACTTCGTCCGCCATCCGACTCAGGGGGTGCTTCTTTCCAGGGTATACGGACGGGGCGAAGGTCCTGATATCGTACTTCCTGAAACATACCTCCTTCCACTTTCCGCTCTGCAGGAGCTCTGGGGTCACCTGGGCGACCTCCTCCTTCAACTCTATGCCCATCGAAAGGATCTCTCTACCAAGGTCTGTGAATGAAAGGGACCTGCTTACTTCCAGTCTCTCTTCCACAAGATCCTGCCTGGTGAGGAGCTGCTTGATGATGCTATCCGAAACATCCCCCTCGCGCAGGTCTCCCTGGGAGAGGCGCTCCAGCACCTCCTCGTCCTCCATCGGAGAATTGACACATTCCATACCTCTATCGGTCAAGGAGATCACTTTCTTTCCACCTTCGCTTATGATATCAGCCAGCCCTTTTCGCTTCAACCATCCGATTGCAATCGAAATCTCCTTGCCTTCCAGAACTTCGGTTAACGCATCCATTTCGGCCTTTCCGCCAAGCGCACCAAGATGATTCAAAGCTCTTCTTTCCGGGAGGCTTTCCTTCAGGACATGCTTGGACTTGAGGATGTACACGCTCCTAGCAGATTCCTGGACCGTCACCAACTCCTTGGACTGCAGCCATGATGCAGCATTCATGACCTCGACCATCTGCCTAAAACCGCCAGCCTCGAAGATGTCGTCAACACTCGCTTTTCCGTTCAGCTGGTCCAGCGCTAGAATGAGGCGCTTCTCCTGGGGGCTCAATCCCTCAAGAATCTCCGAGGCTTCCATATAGCAGAGAAAATCGGTACTCCCTATTTCTCACTTTTGTCCAGTTGATCCCAGCGAACTCCGGGTTTGATGTCAAGAATGGGCGTTCCGTTGAGGGCATCCAGTCCCTTGACTACCAGAATATTGGCCCGGCGCTCAAGTAACTTGACCTTCGTAATTCCCAGAAAATTCGGTCTCGTAGGGCTTCTGGAGGCAAATACGCCCACCTGAGGGATCGAGTGATCGTGCTTTGGGTGGACCCTCATCTTGATCTCCCTCTCCCGATCAAAGTAGAAGACCACAAGTATCTCGGGCATCTCCTCGATGCGATAGAGTCCCTCCTCGTACTCTGGAAGGATTTCCAGCTCGGATATTAGGTCCTCCCAGTCGGTATTCTCGTCCGCTGAGTTCCTGACAAAGCCTATGGGACGGATCTCCATTACTCGTCCCTCAGCCACAAATCCTTGATGTAGGCCCTAGCCTCCTCTCTCTTCGCCTGATGGTTCTCCAGGAAAGCGTTGATCCTCTCAGTGAGCCTCTTCTTGCATTCACCACAGAGTATCTCTCCGCCTGTGCACTGATTGTAAAGATCGGTCATGGCCTCGTCATCCTCCTCGAACACGAAGAATTGGTACTTGAAAACGGCGCAGACATCTGGATTGCCGCCAAGCTTCCGCTGCTCCTCCGCCGACACTCTGCCCCCGGTGAAGGCGTTGCCTATCTTCTTCTTGACCTGCTTCGCCGAGTCCGTTGTGTAGATTGTCGATTCAGGTATCGAGGAAGACATCTTGTCATTACCCAACAGACCAGGGAACATCTTGTTGTGAATGAGAGAGGGTTTGTAGTAGCCAAGTCCATTGGCAACGTCCCTAGCCACCCGGAAGTGTGGGTCCTGGTCTATTCCACAGGGAATGAGACAGGGAACGTTCCTTCCAGCGAGCTCTGAGCCCAGGAAAGCCGGTGCAGCTTGGATGCTAGTGTAGAAGATGCTCCCGATATTGGTGCTGTTGTCAAACCCAAAGACGGCCTTCGCGGTAGAGAATGTGACTTTCTTGGCCACTTTGAGGGCTAATGGGTACAAGCACCTAATGTAGATTGTATCCTGAATGAACCTGGTCTTCTCTGGGTCGAATCCCAATGCCATTACGTCGAGTGCATTCTCCAGAGAGTGAGTGTTTGTATCATCAAGTGTCAGCGATTCACTGAACAGAAATTTTTCGTCATCGGTAAGTTGGAAGTACAGCTTCGCCCCAAACGTATCCTGGAGGTACTTGGTGAATATCCAAGGCATGAGATGCCCGAGATGGGTGTGACCCGAAGGACCTCGCCCGGTATACAGGTAGAATTCCTCCCCCCTATCATAGAGGTCCAGGATCCACTCCAGATCCCGGTGGGAGTAGACTATGTTCCTCCTCAGCATTGGGTGAAGCTCGCCGTAACTAGCCAGGCGATCGAGGAGTTCCTCGTCGATTCGCTTGGTACCGAATTTCTCGATCAGCAGGTCGTAGTCAATCTCGCCTGAGACTTCCCATGGGGTGACAACGAATTGGTTGGCCATCGTAGCACCGTGCCAGCGAGTAGAAGCTAGATGTCATA encodes:
- the prf1 gene encoding peptide chain release factor 1, encoding MEEVENLTDKQRYDFKKALEEIKDLHGRGTELISVYVPPDRQIFDVAAYLRNEYSQSSNIKSKSTRKNVMGAIDSIMSRLKYFRQPPENGLIFFVGEVAAQGDQTRMVQYVLEPPEPITTFIYRCDSDFYIEPLWEILAEKKSYGLIVIDRSEATLGLLRGKRINIIKNIPSLVPSKHGKGGQSAQRFERLIEIAAHEFFVKTADIATDAFLDEDDLQGILVGGPGPTKDYFVEKNFLHHELQKKVIDTFDIGYTDEYGLRELVEKAQDKLQDMDLMREKKLIQRLLHEIRKPDGGLSAYGEDQVRHALELGAVDTLLLSEGLRKDRVVVDCPNCGWKGRVNVDKRRNSVKCVDCEAEVEELEGVDLIDDFFEEASKVGTHVELISEDSEEGEMLMKAFGGIAAILRFNIGG
- the pyrH gene encoding UMP kinase; its protein translation is MAKVVVSLGGSILIPDENDIEFLKEIASLLSSLSEDQDIIAVCGGGRIARYYIRNGRQLGASEEKLDELGIEITRLNARLLQMALGDKAEQGIPRTPEEAVDMKRGGRIVTMGGTEPGHTTDAVAALVAKAWKADRIVNATSVDAVYSDDPKKVTNAKRYSWLSFEDFYRIVNKGIHDAGQTAVFDRKGALIALQERIPVYIIHGRDLNEISSAISGGDIKGTTVL
- a CDS encoding zinc ribbon domain-containing protein, giving the protein MFCMFGGTLVVLSGMLDWIVDAGSWYLTDLIAMNASYNLFIAALVGGLMVVGLSIVCILTEETHKNEIWPVAAIITAFTTTVVVAVTILWINGDLAAISEGATLGPAPFIGVFGCVLTLAGGSILTLNTLHEVQDHNGNSIPTPRFSRQRVKVEEMPQPTGQFKCPGCRTPVDDNWDVCPVCGSKLGGPSL
- a CDS encoding transposase, whose amino-acid sequence is MKLLVCSEADDASVNIRDRILEMKDFLHEGDFDGHPVLRFDDMVMVTIRDLHIFAEDIDLKISERLNIEPKVLIFLSRHRAASGIPTLTVHPIGNHGDADFGGRERTLVPASPHLMTSMLRCLTKEAANLDYQVSFEVTHHGPHLSSPAIYIEIGSDESMWDDRNAAAAIARTVLHAGVERYPSVIGIGGGHYAPRFTEIALTRQVSFGHMVPNYALKGSDSSSIKEIILRALEKSEDTSMAYIHKKSMKRSEATSLKNMLSDIGVEVVEGKDLDPLESE
- a CDS encoding tetratricopeptide repeat protein; protein product: MSSPLTVGERILLHLSQFSKHQDDYDVPFDVSQDGIASALRISRAHAAIELKKLKESDDVAERLAHIRKGKNRRKVYFLSLKGEDKARRIREFAEKEGIDVKPLLDIRRCNGEELWSSLDPDLRPLFARACVFRQPFRRDALPETSITLLPEDRSGFVEMPRELSESIMLLMDERERRDCHSFAADYWLNEGQYVERLYHLVMAGRIVEAEMLIATRGNDLLNRADDDLYFTCSMLPEPSERYCSKVNRFMVELTLRTEHHEECLEIINSLRTDSEPDLLFASMMEGKLLIHLGDPKGALESLKKARAMVRGTDIALECEISRALVESGQFKDARDLLEQLLPETARSGDGRRLADIQYLLGITNLRLGETVDAIKYLSKGMGVAKDEDQTRWYSALSEAYLEIGMREKSEEYRSMIPRSTRWSSASACRDH
- a CDS encoding phenylalanine--tRNA ligase subunit alpha; this encodes MEASEILEGLSPQEKRLILALDQLNGKASVDDIFEAGGFRQMVEVMNAASWLQSKELVTVQESARSVYILKSKHVLKESLPERRALNHLGALGGKAEMDALTEVLEGKEISIAIGWLKRKGLADIISEGGKKVISLTDRGMECVNSPMEDEEVLERLSQGDLREGDVSDSIIKQLLTRQDLVEERLEVSRSLSFTDLGREILSMGIELKEEVAQVTPELLQSGKWKEVCFRKYDIRTFAPSVYPGKKHPLSRMADEVRRIFIEMGFEEIDEEYVQPAFWNMDALFIPQDHPARELQDTFYLKNPKEIELEDEDVVDIIAKVHEDGWETGSLGWGYKWDPGMAKKALLRTHTTVNTIRYLWKHPEPPIKVFSLSRVFRNEAIDATHLPEFVQIEGIIVEKEANLDMLVGVLKEFYRMMGFEDIRVRPGYFPYTEPSLEVDVHYNGSWMELGGAGIFRPEVTKPFKVEYPVLAWGLGFERLAMLKWNLTDLRDLYISDLDMLRQSSIL
- the tsaA gene encoding tRNA (N6-threonylcarbamoyladenosine(37)-N6)-methyltransferase TrmO, which produces MEIRPIGFVRNSADENTDWEDLISELEILPEYEEGLYRIEEMPEILVVFYFDREREIKMRVHPKHDHSIPQVGVFASRSPTRPNFLGITKVKLLERRANILVVKGLDALNGTPILDIKPGVRWDQLDKSEK
- a CDS encoding tryptophan--tRNA ligase, translating into MANQFVVTPWEVSGEIDYDLLIEKFGTKRIDEELLDRLASYGELHPMLRRNIVYSHRDLEWILDLYDRGEEFYLYTGRGPSGHTHLGHLMPWIFTKYLQDTFGAKLYFQLTDDEKFLFSESLTLDDTNTHSLENALDVMALGFDPEKTRFIQDTIYIRCLYPLALKVAKKVTFSTAKAVFGFDNSTNIGSIFYTSIQAAPAFLGSELAGRNVPCLIPCGIDQDPHFRVARDVANGLGYYKPSLIHNKMFPGLLGNDKMSSSIPESTIYTTDSAKQVKKKIGNAFTGGRVSAEEQRKLGGNPDVCAVFKYQFFVFEEDDEAMTDLYNQCTGGEILCGECKKRLTERINAFLENHQAKREEARAYIKDLWLRDE